Proteins encoded together in one Synechococcus sp. A15-62 window:
- the ribH gene encoding 6,7-dimethyl-8-ribityllumazine synthase — protein MATFEGRFSDAAGLRVGIVVARFNDLVTAKLLSGCLDCLKRHGVDVSETSSQLDVAWVPGSFELPIVAQQMARSGQYQVLITLGAVIRGDTPHFDVVVAEASKGIAAVARDTSVPVIFGVLTTDTMQQALERAGIKSNLGWSYGLEALEMGSLMRALPSA, from the coding sequence ATGGCCACGTTCGAAGGACGTTTCTCTGACGCAGCCGGGCTGCGCGTCGGTATCGTCGTGGCCCGTTTCAATGATCTGGTCACCGCCAAGCTGCTGAGTGGCTGTCTCGACTGCCTCAAGCGCCACGGCGTGGATGTGTCGGAAACCAGCTCCCAGCTGGACGTGGCCTGGGTGCCGGGCTCGTTCGAACTGCCGATCGTGGCCCAGCAGATGGCCCGCTCCGGTCAGTACCAGGTGCTGATCACCCTGGGGGCGGTGATCCGCGGCGACACGCCCCATTTCGATGTGGTGGTGGCGGAGGCCAGCAAGGGCATTGCAGCTGTGGCGCGCGACACGTCCGTGCCCGTGATCTTCGGCGTGTTGACCACCGACACGATGCAGCAGGCGCTGGAGCGGGCGGGCATCAAGAGCAATCTTGGCTGGAGCTACGGGTTGGAAGCCCTGGAGATGGGCAGCCTGATGCGGGCCTTGCCGTCAGCTTGA
- the cysE gene encoding serine O-acetyltransferase gives MFDHIRADLAIIRERDPAARGWLEIVCCYPGFQAISLHRISHRLWTCRLPLKLAARCLSQVSRALTGIEIHPGARIGHSVFIDHGMGVVIGETAEIGHRCLLYQGVTLGGTGKEHGKRHPTLAENVVVGAGAKVLGAITIGTNTRIGAGSVVVRDVESDCTVVGIPGRVIHQSGVRINPLAHSALPDAEANVIRNLMERIDQLENTVMNLKRCLQEVAAGRQLLEECSGEAQNLKDREILEFLGDSTR, from the coding sequence ATGTTTGATCACATCCGTGCCGACCTCGCGATCATTCGCGAGCGTGATCCGGCTGCTCGTGGCTGGTTGGAGATTGTGTGCTGCTATCCCGGCTTCCAGGCGATCAGCCTGCACCGAATTAGCCATCGCCTCTGGACCTGCCGTCTGCCCCTGAAGCTGGCTGCCCGCTGCCTCAGCCAAGTCAGCCGCGCCCTCACCGGCATCGAGATCCACCCCGGCGCCCGGATCGGACACAGCGTGTTCATTGACCATGGCATGGGGGTGGTGATCGGCGAGACCGCCGAAATCGGCCACCGTTGCCTGCTGTATCAAGGCGTCACCCTGGGAGGCACAGGCAAGGAACACGGCAAGCGCCACCCAACCCTGGCGGAGAATGTGGTGGTGGGTGCAGGCGCCAAGGTGTTGGGTGCAATCACGATCGGGACCAACACCCGCATTGGCGCTGGATCCGTGGTGGTCCGCGATGTGGAGAGCGACTGCACGGTGGTGGGCATCCCCGGAAGGGTGATCCACCAGAGCGGTGTACGGATCAATCCCCTTGCCCATTCGGCCCTTCCGGATGCGGAGGCAAACGTGATCCGCAACTTGATGGAACGGATCGATCAGCTTGAGAACACGGTGATGAACCTCAAACGCTGCCTACAGGAGGTGGCGGCCGGTCGGCAGCTCCTTGAAGAATGCTCTGGTGAAGCCCAGAATCTCAAAGACCGAGAAATCTTGGAATTCCTGGGAGATAGCACTAGATAA
- the uvrB gene encoding excinuclease ABC subunit UvrB translates to MPAYDLTAPYSPKGDQPTAIKQLVAGVNSGERYQTLLGATGTGKTFTMANVIAQTGRPALVLAHNKTLAAQLCNELREFFPENAVEYFISYYDYYQPEAYVPVSDTYIAKTASINEEIDMLRHSATRSLFERRDVIVVASISCIYGLGIPSEYLKAAVKFEVGETLNIRGQLRELVNNQYSRNDTEIARGRFRMKGDVLEIGPAYEDRLVRIELFGDEVEAIRYVDPTTGEILQSMDAVNIYPAKHFVTPKDRLDTAISAIRSELRERLDVLNGEGKLLEAQRLEQRTKYDLEMLGQVGYCNGVENYARHLAGREEGTPPECLIDYFPDDWLLIVDESHVTCSQLQAMYNGDQARKKVLVEHGFRLPSAADNRPLKGEEFWNKAKQTVFVSATPGNWEMEVSGGEVAEQVIRPTGVLDPVVEVRPTTGQVDDLLGEIRDRAAKNQRVLVTTLTKRMAEDLTDYLAENKVRVRYLHSEIHSIERIEIIQDLRLGEYDVLVGVNLLREGLDLPEVSLVAILDADKEGFLRAERSLIQTIGRAARHVEGVALLYADNMTDSMAKAISETERRRAIQKVYNEKHGVVPTAAGKKASNSILSFLELSRKLKQDGPDADLVEVVGKAAQALENDPDAGLALEALPELIDQLEAKMKEAAKKLDFEEAANLRDRVKQLRQKMAGSR, encoded by the coding sequence ATGCCCGCCTACGACCTCACGGCTCCGTATTCGCCGAAGGGTGATCAGCCGACGGCGATCAAGCAGCTGGTGGCGGGGGTGAACAGCGGCGAGCGCTATCAGACGCTGCTGGGGGCGACGGGCACGGGCAAGACGTTCACGATGGCCAACGTGATCGCCCAGACCGGCCGGCCTGCGCTGGTGCTGGCCCACAACAAAACCCTGGCGGCCCAGCTCTGCAACGAGCTGCGGGAATTCTTCCCGGAGAACGCCGTTGAGTACTTCATTTCTTATTACGACTATTACCAACCGGAGGCCTACGTACCGGTCAGCGACACCTACATCGCCAAGACAGCGTCGATTAACGAGGAGATCGACATGCTGCGTCACTCGGCGACCCGTTCCTTGTTTGAACGGCGCGACGTGATCGTGGTGGCCTCGATCAGCTGCATTTATGGCCTGGGGATTCCGAGTGAATACCTCAAGGCGGCGGTGAAGTTCGAGGTGGGGGAGACCCTCAACATCCGCGGCCAGCTGCGGGAGCTGGTGAACAACCAGTACAGCCGCAACGACACCGAAATCGCCCGCGGCCGCTTTCGGATGAAAGGAGACGTGCTGGAGATCGGTCCTGCCTATGAAGACCGGCTGGTGCGGATCGAGTTGTTCGGCGATGAGGTGGAGGCGATCCGCTACGTCGATCCCACCACCGGCGAGATCCTGCAGAGCATGGATGCGGTGAATATCTACCCGGCCAAGCACTTTGTGACGCCGAAAGACCGGCTGGATACGGCGATCAGTGCCATCCGCTCGGAGCTGCGGGAGCGGCTGGATGTGCTCAACGGCGAAGGCAAGTTGCTGGAGGCCCAGCGGCTGGAGCAGCGCACCAAGTACGACCTGGAGATGCTCGGTCAGGTGGGCTATTGCAACGGGGTGGAGAACTACGCCCGCCACCTGGCCGGCCGCGAGGAGGGCACCCCGCCGGAATGCCTGATTGATTACTTCCCCGATGACTGGCTGTTGATCGTGGACGAGAGCCACGTCACCTGCTCGCAGCTGCAGGCGATGTACAACGGCGACCAGGCCCGTAAGAAGGTGCTGGTCGAGCACGGTTTTCGCCTGCCAAGTGCGGCTGACAACCGGCCGCTCAAAGGGGAAGAGTTCTGGAACAAGGCCAAGCAGACGGTGTTCGTCTCAGCCACGCCGGGCAACTGGGAGATGGAGGTGAGCGGCGGTGAGGTGGCCGAACAGGTGATCCGCCCGACGGGGGTGCTCGATCCAGTGGTGGAGGTGCGGCCCACCACGGGTCAGGTGGATGACCTGCTGGGGGAGATCCGCGATCGGGCGGCTAAGAACCAGCGGGTGCTGGTCACCACCCTCACCAAACGGATGGCGGAAGACCTCACCGATTACCTGGCGGAGAACAAGGTGCGGGTGCGCTACCTGCACTCGGAGATCCACTCGATCGAGCGGATCGAGATCATTCAAGACCTACGCCTGGGGGAATACGACGTGCTGGTGGGGGTGAACCTGCTGCGGGAGGGCCTGGACCTGCCGGAGGTGAGCCTGGTGGCGATCCTCGATGCCGACAAAGAGGGTTTCCTTCGGGCCGAGCGCTCCCTGATCCAGACCATCGGCCGCGCCGCCCGCCATGTGGAGGGGGTGGCACTGCTCTATGCCGATAACATGACCGACTCGATGGCCAAGGCCATCTCCGAGACCGAACGACGCCGTGCGATTCAGAAGGTCTACAACGAGAAGCACGGTGTGGTGCCCACCGCTGCGGGCAAGAAAGCCAGCAACTCAATCCTCAGCTTCCTGGAGTTGAGCCGAAAGCTGAAGCAAGACGGGCCCGATGCCGATCTGGTGGAAGTGGTGGGCAAGGCGGCCCAGGCCCTGGAAAACGATCCCGATGCCGGCCTGGCTCTGGAGGCGCTGCCGGAGTTGATCGATCAGCTCGAAGCCAAGATGAAGGAGGCGGCCAAGAAGCTCGACTTCGAGGAAGCCGCCAACCTGCGGGATCGGGTGAAGCAGCTGCGTCAGAAAATGGCCGGCTCCCGTTGA
- a CDS encoding GNAT family N-acetyltransferase, which produces MTPIRLVHHAPGAPGLRWLGLGPDLRPSRALLKLQRLFDRHAFWARGRSFAQLRRLLAGSDAVVSLWRGKRLVGFGRATSDGFSRAVLWDIVVAGDLQGHGLGRRVIEELLHNPPVVGVERVYLMTTKSAGFYRQLGFQDANPQQLMVLRR; this is translated from the coding sequence GTGACCCCGATCCGGCTGGTTCACCATGCCCCCGGTGCCCCCGGCCTGCGTTGGCTGGGCCTCGGGCCGGATCTGCGCCCCAGTCGGGCCCTGCTCAAGCTGCAACGGCTGTTCGATCGCCACGCCTTCTGGGCCCGCGGCCGCAGCTTTGCTCAGCTGCGGAGGTTGCTGGCCGGTAGCGATGCCGTGGTGAGCCTCTGGCGCGGCAAGCGGCTGGTGGGCTTCGGCCGGGCCACCTCCGATGGCTTCAGCCGAGCCGTGCTCTGGGACATCGTGGTGGCCGGCGATCTGCAGGGCCACGGCCTCGGCCGCCGGGTGATCGAAGAACTGCTGCACAACCCGCCGGTGGTGGGCGTGGAACGGGTGTATCTGATGACCACCAAGAGTGCCGGTTTCTACCGGCAGCTGGGCTTCCAGGATGCAAATCCCCAGCAACTGATGGTGCTGCGCCGCTGA
- the secA gene encoding preprotein translocase subunit SecA yields the protein MLKLLLGDPNARKLKRYQPIVSDIQLLEEEIAPLSDDELRGKTAAFQERLANAGSLANQRPILDEILPEAFAVVREAGKRVLGMRHFDVQLIGGMVLHEGQIAEMKTGEGKTLVATLPSYLNALTGRGVHVVTVNDYLARRDAEWMGQVHRFLGLSVGLIQQDMRPEERRRNYNCDITYATNSELGFDYLRDNMAADISEVVQREFQYCVIDEVDSILIDEARTPLIISGQVERPQEKYQQAAEVANALARAAELGKDGIDPEGDYEVDEKQRSCTLTDEGFAKAEQMLGVADLFNPQDPWAHYITNALKAKELFVKDVNYIVRDGEAVIVDEFTGRVMPGRRWSDGQHQAIEAKEALPIQPETQTLASITYQNFFLLYPRLAGMTGTAKTEEVEFEKTYKLETTIVPTNRVRARQDWADQVYKTEAAKWRAVANETAEIHKNGRPVLVGTTSVEKSELLSSLLAEQEIPHNLLNAKPENVERESEIVAQAGRAGAVTIATNMAGRGTDIILGGNSDYMARLKLREVLLGRLVKPEEDHKPPVPLQRNAPGGFADAAAPSLPRSGESLYPCPLTDDTDQALGQLARDLVKAWGDRALTVIELEERIATAAEKAPTEDPQIQALREAIARVKGEYDAVVKQEESRVREAGGLHVIGTERHESRRVDNQLRGRAGRQGDPGSTRFFLSLGDNLLRIFGGDRVAGLMNAFRVEEDMPIESGMLTRSLEGAQKKVETYYYDIRKQVFEYDEVMNNQRRAVYSERRRVLDGRALKKQVIGYGERTMGEIVEAYVNPDLPPEEWDLGQLVGKVKEFIYLLEDLTPEQVQGLGMEELKAFLQEQLRNAYDLKEGQIEQQRPGLMREAERFFILQQIDTLWREHLQAMDALRESVGLRGYGQKDPLIEYKNEGYDMFLEMMTNMRRNVIYSMFMFQPQAPKN from the coding sequence ATGCTCAAGCTCCTGCTGGGTGATCCCAATGCCCGCAAGCTGAAGCGTTACCAGCCGATCGTTTCGGATATCCAGCTGCTTGAAGAGGAGATCGCTCCGCTCTCCGACGATGAGTTGCGTGGCAAAACCGCTGCCTTCCAGGAGCGTTTGGCCAATGCCGGCAGTCTGGCGAACCAGCGGCCGATCCTCGACGAGATCCTGCCTGAGGCCTTCGCTGTTGTTCGTGAAGCCGGCAAGCGGGTGCTGGGCATGCGTCATTTCGATGTCCAGCTGATTGGCGGCATGGTGCTGCATGAAGGCCAGATCGCCGAGATGAAAACTGGCGAAGGCAAAACACTGGTTGCCACCCTTCCGAGTTATCTCAACGCCCTCACTGGTCGTGGCGTGCACGTCGTGACGGTGAACGATTACCTGGCCCGCCGTGATGCCGAGTGGATGGGCCAGGTGCATCGCTTTCTCGGTTTATCCGTGGGCCTGATCCAGCAGGACATGCGCCCCGAGGAACGCCGGCGCAACTACAACTGCGATATCACCTATGCCACCAACTCGGAGCTGGGCTTCGATTACCTGCGCGACAACATGGCCGCCGATATCTCGGAGGTGGTGCAGCGGGAGTTCCAGTACTGCGTGATCGATGAGGTGGATTCGATCCTGATCGATGAAGCCCGCACCCCTCTGATTATTTCCGGCCAGGTGGAACGGCCCCAGGAGAAGTACCAGCAGGCGGCCGAAGTGGCCAATGCCCTGGCTCGCGCCGCTGAGTTGGGCAAAGACGGTATCGATCCTGAAGGTGATTACGAGGTGGATGAAAAGCAGCGCAGCTGCACCCTCACCGATGAAGGCTTCGCCAAAGCCGAGCAGATGCTTGGGGTGGCGGATCTGTTCAACCCTCAGGACCCTTGGGCTCACTACATCACCAACGCCCTCAAGGCCAAGGAGCTGTTCGTCAAGGATGTGAACTACATCGTGCGCGACGGCGAAGCGGTGATCGTGGATGAGTTCACCGGTCGGGTGATGCCTGGCCGCCGTTGGAGTGACGGCCAGCACCAAGCCATCGAGGCCAAGGAGGCCCTGCCGATCCAACCGGAAACGCAGACTCTCGCTTCGATCACGTATCAGAACTTTTTCCTGCTCTATCCGCGCTTGGCCGGCATGACCGGCACGGCAAAAACGGAAGAGGTCGAATTCGAGAAGACCTACAAACTCGAAACCACAATCGTCCCCACCAACCGGGTCCGGGCGCGTCAGGACTGGGCCGATCAGGTCTACAAAACTGAGGCTGCCAAATGGCGCGCTGTGGCCAATGAAACAGCAGAGATTCACAAGAACGGACGGCCGGTGCTGGTGGGCACCACCTCGGTGGAGAAAAGCGAACTGCTGAGTTCGCTGCTGGCGGAGCAGGAGATCCCCCACAACCTGCTCAACGCCAAGCCGGAGAACGTGGAGCGCGAATCGGAGATCGTGGCCCAGGCGGGTCGGGCTGGCGCCGTGACCATCGCCACCAACATGGCGGGCCGTGGCACTGACATCATTCTTGGCGGCAACAGCGACTACATGGCCCGCTTGAAGTTGCGGGAGGTGCTGCTGGGCCGTCTTGTGAAGCCGGAGGAAGATCACAAGCCGCCCGTGCCTTTGCAGCGCAATGCTCCGGGCGGGTTCGCTGATGCTGCGGCGCCTTCGCTGCCCCGCAGCGGTGAGAGCCTCTATCCCTGCCCCCTCACTGATGACACCGATCAAGCCCTCGGCCAGCTGGCGCGTGATCTGGTCAAGGCCTGGGGCGACCGTGCCCTCACGGTGATTGAGCTGGAGGAGCGCATCGCCACTGCTGCGGAGAAAGCTCCCACTGAGGATCCCCAGATTCAGGCGTTGCGCGAGGCGATCGCCCGGGTGAAGGGTGAATACGACGCCGTGGTGAAGCAGGAGGAAAGCCGCGTTCGCGAGGCCGGTGGCCTGCATGTGATCGGCACTGAACGACATGAGTCCCGCCGTGTCGATAACCAACTGCGTGGCCGTGCCGGCCGCCAGGGCGACCCCGGTTCCACTCGCTTCTTCCTCTCTTTAGGAGACAACCTGCTGCGGATCTTTGGCGGTGACCGTGTTGCCGGTTTGATGAATGCCTTCCGCGTGGAGGAGGACATGCCGATTGAGTCCGGCATGCTCACCCGCTCGCTGGAGGGAGCCCAGAAGAAGGTGGAGACCTACTACTACGACATCCGCAAGCAGGTGTTCGAGTACGACGAGGTGATGAACAACCAGCGGCGAGCGGTGTATTCCGAACGCCGGCGGGTGCTGGATGGCCGCGCCCTCAAGAAGCAGGTGATCGGCTATGGCGAACGCACCATGGGCGAAATCGTGGAGGCCTATGTGAATCCTGATCTTCCGCCGGAGGAATGGGATCTGGGCCAGCTGGTGGGCAAGGTGAAGGAATTCATCTATCTGCTGGAAGATCTCACCCCTGAGCAGGTGCAGGGCCTTGGCATGGAGGAACTCAAGGCCTTTCTGCAGGAGCAACTGCGCAACGCCTACGACCTCAAGGAAGGCCAGATCGAACAGCAACGTCCGGGGCTGATGCGGGAGGCCGAGCGTTTCTTCATCCTTCAGCAGATCGATACCCTCTGGCGGGAGCACCTTCAGGCGATGGATGCCCTGCGTGAATCGGTGGGTCTGCGTGGCTACGGTCAGAAAGACCCTCTCATTGAATACAAAAACGAGGGGTACGACATGTTCCTTGAAATGATGACCAACATGCGTCGCAATGTCATTTATTCCATGTTCATGTTCCAGCCTCAAGCTCCTAAAAATTAG
- the psbZ gene encoding photosystem II reaction center protein PsbZ, producing the protein MQFINTLTVLALVVASFALIVAVPVLYASSEDSGRSNRLILLGSAVWVALVLLNWGVSFFVV; encoded by the coding sequence ATGCAGTTCATCAACACGCTGACCGTTCTGGCCCTGGTGGTGGCATCGTTTGCCTTGATCGTTGCTGTGCCTGTGCTGTATGCCTCAAGCGAGGACAGCGGTCGCTCCAACCGTCTGATCCTGCTGGGCAGTGCTGTTTGGGTGGCTCTGGTGCTGCTGAACTGGGGTGTGAGCTTCTTCGTCGTCTGA
- the mutS gene encoding DNA mismatch repair protein MutS translates to MPRSASQSPDDALQGNLFGAPEPAAPTAPTGEPEAASHDLSDDELGADAAARPRTRQTTSSEVSSESPAANHSEPSSDEPAWAHHSQLDPLQLTPMLRHYVELKAAHPERVLLYRLGDFFECFFEDAIELSRVLELTLTGKEGGKAIGRVPMAGIPHHAAERYCAELIKQGYSVALCDQLETTPTKGALLKRDITRVLTPGTVLEEGMLSARRNNWLAAVVVEPAQGKQPLRWGLASADVSTGEVQVMQREDSSALHQQLAQQEASELLWAAALDAERPAWCPERLRLTPMASTPFSPAEAEHTLQQHYGLSSLDGLGLPEHPLALQALGGLLRYLQDTQPLEEDSRIPLEVPTIVHRGDALVLDAQTRRNLELTATQRDNQLQGSLLWAIDRTLTAMGGRCLRRWLEAPLMDHQAIQQRQDLVSSLVGERSLRLAIRQLLRPMGDLERLAGRAGAGHAGARDLVAIADGLERLPQLTARLDSAISAGPEWLQQLLSPDPALAELARTIRHRLVEAPPLSLSEGDLIHDGVDPLLDGLRNQLDDQDAWLSHQEQQERQRSGISTLKLQHHRTFGYFLAVSKAKATAVPDHWIRRQTLANEERFITPDLKEREGRIFQLRARACQREYELFCQLREQVGAMAAPIRQAARAVAALDALTGLADVAASGGYCAPTITNGRGLQLEASRHPVVEQRLVETAFTPNDVHLGDGTDLVVLTGPNASGKSCYLRQIGLIQLMAQIGSWVPARSATVGIADRIFTRVGAVDDLAAGQSTFMVEMAETANILHHASDRSLVLLDEIGRGTATFDGLSIAWAVSEHLAGDLGSRTVFATHYHELNNLAAERDNVANFQVLVEETGEDLVFLHQVQAGGASRSYGIEAARLAGVPKPVVQRARQVLDQLAA, encoded by the coding sequence ATGCCCCGGTCCGCGTCCCAGTCCCCTGACGACGCCCTGCAGGGCAATCTGTTCGGGGCACCTGAGCCGGCCGCACCGACTGCACCCACCGGCGAACCTGAGGCCGCCAGCCACGACCTCAGCGACGACGAACTCGGAGCCGATGCCGCTGCCCGGCCCCGAACGCGCCAGACCACGTCAAGCGAGGTCAGCAGCGAATCCCCGGCTGCAAACCATTCAGAACCCAGCAGCGACGAACCGGCCTGGGCCCACCACAGCCAGCTCGACCCGCTGCAGCTCACACCGATGCTGCGCCACTACGTGGAGCTCAAAGCGGCCCATCCAGAACGGGTGCTGCTCTACCGCCTGGGCGACTTCTTCGAGTGCTTCTTCGAAGATGCCATCGAACTCTCCCGGGTGCTGGAGCTCACCCTCACCGGCAAGGAAGGTGGCAAGGCGATCGGGCGGGTACCGATGGCGGGCATCCCTCACCACGCCGCCGAGCGCTACTGCGCCGAACTGATCAAGCAGGGCTACAGCGTGGCCCTTTGCGATCAACTGGAAACCACCCCCACCAAGGGTGCCCTACTCAAGCGGGACATCACCCGGGTGCTGACCCCCGGCACCGTGTTGGAGGAGGGCATGCTCAGCGCCCGCCGCAACAACTGGCTGGCGGCTGTGGTGGTGGAGCCGGCCCAGGGAAAACAACCGCTGCGCTGGGGCCTGGCCAGCGCCGATGTGAGCACCGGCGAGGTGCAGGTGATGCAACGGGAAGACAGCAGCGCCTTGCACCAGCAGCTGGCCCAGCAGGAGGCCTCCGAACTGCTCTGGGCGGCCGCCCTCGATGCTGAGCGGCCGGCCTGGTGTCCCGAACGGCTGCGGCTCACGCCGATGGCCAGCACCCCCTTCAGCCCAGCGGAGGCGGAGCACACCCTGCAGCAGCACTACGGCCTCAGCAGCCTCGATGGCCTCGGCCTGCCGGAGCACCCCCTGGCCCTGCAAGCCCTCGGTGGCCTGCTGCGCTACCTGCAAGACACCCAACCCCTGGAGGAGGACAGCCGCATTCCCCTGGAGGTACCAACAATCGTGCACCGCGGCGATGCCCTGGTGCTGGATGCTCAGACCCGCCGCAACCTCGAGCTCACCGCCACCCAGCGGGACAACCAGTTGCAGGGATCGTTGCTCTGGGCGATCGATCGCACCCTCACCGCCATGGGCGGCCGTTGCCTGCGCCGCTGGCTGGAAGCACCGTTGATGGACCACCAGGCCATTCAGCAGCGCCAGGATCTAGTGAGCAGCCTGGTGGGTGAACGCAGCCTGCGGCTGGCGATCCGCCAGCTGCTGCGGCCGATGGGCGACCTGGAACGGCTGGCCGGCCGGGCCGGAGCGGGCCATGCCGGTGCCCGTGATCTGGTGGCCATCGCCGATGGCCTGGAACGGTTGCCCCAACTCACCGCCCGGCTGGACTCTGCGATCAGCGCGGGACCGGAGTGGTTACAGCAGCTGCTCAGCCCCGATCCAGCCCTGGCGGAGCTGGCCCGGACAATTCGCCACCGCCTGGTGGAGGCCCCACCGCTCTCCCTCTCAGAAGGCGACCTGATCCATGACGGCGTCGACCCGCTGCTGGATGGGCTGCGCAACCAGCTGGACGATCAGGACGCCTGGCTAAGCCACCAGGAGCAGCAGGAGCGCCAACGCAGTGGCATCAGCACCTTGAAGCTGCAGCACCACCGCACCTTCGGCTACTTCCTGGCGGTGAGCAAAGCCAAGGCCACCGCCGTGCCGGACCACTGGATCCGGCGCCAGACCCTGGCCAACGAAGAACGCTTCATCACCCCGGATCTCAAGGAGCGGGAGGGCCGCATCTTCCAGCTGCGGGCCCGGGCCTGCCAGCGGGAATACGAGCTGTTCTGCCAGCTGCGCGAGCAGGTGGGGGCCATGGCCGCCCCGATCCGCCAAGCCGCCCGCGCTGTTGCCGCCCTCGATGCCCTCACCGGTCTGGCCGATGTGGCCGCCAGCGGTGGCTACTGCGCACCCACCATCACCAACGGCCGGGGGCTGCAGCTGGAGGCCAGCCGCCATCCCGTGGTGGAGCAACGGCTGGTGGAAACCGCCTTCACCCCCAATGACGTGCATCTGGGCGATGGCACCGATCTGGTGGTGCTCACAGGCCCCAACGCCAGCGGCAAAAGCTGCTATCTGCGCCAGATCGGTCTGATCCAATTGATGGCGCAGATCGGCAGCTGGGTGCCGGCCCGCTCCGCCACGGTCGGGATCGCCGATCGGATCTTCACCCGGGTGGGTGCTGTGGATGATCTGGCCGCCGGCCAGTCCACCTTCATGGTGGAGATGGCCGAAACCGCCAACATCCTTCACCACGCCAGCGATCGTTCGCTTGTGCTGCTCGATGAGATCGGGCGGGGCACCGCCACCTTCGATGGCCTCTCGATCGCCTGGGCCGTGAGCGAGCACCTGGCCGGCGACCTGGGCAGCCGCACAGTATTCGCCACCCACTATCACGAGCTGAACAACCTGGCCGCCGAACGCGACAACGTGGCCAACTTCCAGGTGCTGGTGGAGGAAACCGGGGAGGATCTGGTTTTCCTCCATCAGGTGCAGGCCGGCGGTGCCAGCCGCAGCTACGGCATCGAAGCGGCACGCCTCGCCGGCGTTCCCAAGCCCGTGGTGCAACGGGCCCGGCAGGTGCTGGATCAGTTGGCGGCCTGA
- a CDS encoding DUF561 domain-containing protein, with protein MTRLQQLPASLQRSLEQRSALKVIAGLMNFDAASVERVARAAGRGGADLIDVACDPALVRLAIEASGGVPVCVSSVEPEQFPAAVEAGALMVEIGNYDAFYLQGRIFDAAEVLELTRRTRQLLPNVVLSVTVPHVLPMDEQEQLAIDLVAAGADLIQTEGGTSAKPFSAGHLGLIEKAAPTLAAAHSISRAVDVPVLCASGLSAVTLPMAIAAGAAGVGVGSAVNRLQDELAMVAVVRGLRDALGSAVATRV; from the coding sequence ATGACCCGTCTTCAGCAGCTGCCCGCTTCCCTGCAGCGCAGCCTTGAGCAGCGCTCTGCGCTCAAGGTGATCGCTGGCCTGATGAATTTCGATGCCGCCAGTGTGGAGCGGGTCGCCCGTGCAGCCGGGCGTGGCGGTGCTGATCTGATCGACGTGGCCTGTGATCCCGCCCTGGTGCGTCTGGCGATCGAGGCCTCCGGTGGCGTGCCCGTGTGCGTGTCGTCGGTGGAGCCTGAGCAGTTCCCTGCGGCGGTGGAAGCCGGTGCACTGATGGTGGAGATCGGCAACTACGACGCCTTCTACCTCCAGGGCCGGATCTTTGATGCGGCTGAGGTGCTTGAGCTCACCCGTCGCACCCGTCAACTGCTGCCCAACGTGGTGTTGAGCGTCACCGTGCCCCACGTGTTGCCGATGGATGAGCAGGAGCAGCTGGCTATCGATCTGGTGGCCGCCGGTGCCGATCTGATCCAGACCGAGGGCGGTACCAGTGCCAAGCCCTTCAGTGCTGGCCACCTGGGCCTGATTGAGAAGGCTGCCCCCACCCTGGCGGCGGCCCACAGCATCAGCCGCGCCGTCGATGTGCCGGTTCTGTGTGCTTCGGGTCTGTCGGCGGTGACGCTGCCGATGGCCATCGCTGCCGGTGCGGCCGGCGTGGGCGTCGGTTCAGCAGTGAACCGCCTGCAGGATGAGCTGGCGATGGTGGCCGTTGTTCGTGGTCTGCGTGATGCCCTCGGCAGCGCTGTCGCGACCCGCGTCTGA